The Mangifera indica cultivar Alphonso chromosome 8, CATAS_Mindica_2.1, whole genome shotgun sequence genome has a window encoding:
- the LOC123222584 gene encoding aspartyl protease family protein 2-like, with amino-acid sequence MLFKVFSVLFLLLIFCGAFDAIVRAHDHYKNENCNISSIAGIKLPEHMSFNAVSSFTDSDCSFSNSKTLKEEKDGDVFGEDDQDDLLSMKPSTGKVKLHLKRRSTDPESEPKQSVVEYTARDLTRIQTLHTRIIEKKNRNTISRLKKDSEKSMKKIKPVVGPASSPESYASGISGQLVATLESGVSLGSGEYFMDVFVGTPPKHFSLILDTGSDLNWIQCVPCYDCFEQNGPYYDPKDSSSYRNISCHDPRCHLVSSPDPPQPCQAENQTCPYFYWYGDKSNTTGDFALETFTVNLTTPTGKSQFRQVENVMFGCGHWNRGLFHGAAGLLGLGRGPLSFSSQLQSLYGHSFSYCLVDRNSDTNVSSKLILGEDSDLLNHPNLNFTTLVAGKENPVDTFYYVQIKTIMVGGEVLNIPEKTWHLSSDGAGGTIIDSGTTLSYFAQPAYDIIKDAFMKKVKVYPLVTDFPVLEPCYNVTGVEKMELPEFGIIFADGGVWNFPVENYFIKLDPEDVICLAILGTPQSALSIIGNYQQQNFHILYDTKKSRLGYAQMRCADV; translated from the coding sequence ATGTTGTTTAAGGTTTTCTcagttctttttcttctcttaataTTTTGTGGAGCATTTGATGCTATCGTCAGAGCCCACGACCATTACAAGAATGAGAATTGTAATATCTCCTCTATCGCCGGCATAAAATTGCCCGAGCACATGAGCTTCAATGCCGTTTCTTCTTTCACAGATTCCGATTGCAGCTTCTCAAATTCGAAgactttgaaagaagaaaaagatggtgATGTTTTTGGAGAAGATGATCAAGACGACCTGTTATCAATGAAACCGAGTACAGGAAAGGTGAAGCTTCATTTAAAGCGCCGGTCAACGGATCCGGAATCCGAGCCAAAACAATCTGTGGTTGAGTACACAGCAAGGGACTTGACCAGAATTCAGACACTTCATACGAGGATCATTGAGAAGAAGAACCGAAACACCATTTCACGGCTAAAGAAAGATAGTGAGAAGtcaatgaagaaaataaagccGGTGGTTGGACCGGCATCTTCGCCAGAATCTTACGCAAGTGGGATCTCTGGGCAGCTGGTGGCAACTTTGGAATCTGGGGTGAGTCTTGGTTCGGGAGAGTACTTTATGGATGTGTTTGTTGGTACACCTccaaaacacttttctttgatTCTTGATACTGGTAGTGACCTTAATTGGATTCAATGTGTGCCTTGCTATGATTGTTTTGAGCAAAATGGGCCTTATTATGATCCTAAAGATTCATCTTCTTATAGGAACATAAGTTGCCATGATCCTAGGTGCCATTTGGTTTCATCCCCTGATCCTCCTCAGCCTTGTCAAGCTGAGAATCAAACTTGCCCTTATTTTTATTGGTATGGAGATAAATCTAATACTACTGGTGATTTTGCATTGGAAACATTTACAGTTAATCTCACAACGCCTACAGGGAAGTCACAATTTAGGCAGGTGGAGAATGTGATGTTTGGGTGTGGTCATTGGAATAGAGGTCTATTTCATGGGGCTGCAGGGCTTTTAGGTCTAGGGAGAGGTCCTCTTTCCTTTTCCTCTCAGCTTCAATCTCTATATGGTCACTCCTTTTCGTATTGTCTTGTGGATAGAAATAGTGACACCAATGTTAGCAGCAAGTTGATATTAGGTGAGGACTCAGACCTCTTGAATCACCccaatttgaatttcaccacATTGGTTGCTGGAAAAGAAAATCCGGTTGACACATTTTATTAtgttcaaattaaaacaatcatGGTTGGTGGGGAGGTGTTAAATATACCAGAAAAGACATGGCATTTGTCATCGGATGGTGCTGGTGGTACAATCATTGATTCGGGTACTACTCTAAGTTATTTTGCTCAACCAGCTTATGATATAATCAAGGATGCATTTATGAAGAAGGTGAAAGTGTATCCTTTAGTCACAGATTTTCCAGTTTTAGAGCCTTGTTACAATGTGACTGGAGTTGAGAAAATGGAGCTTCCCGAATTTGGGATTATATTTGCTGATGGTGGTGTGTGGAACTTCCCGGTTGAGAACTACTTCATCAAGCTTGACCCGGAGGATGTAATTTGCTTAGCCATTTTGGGGACTCCTCAATCAGCTCTCTCAATAATAGGGAACTATCAGCAGCAGAATTTCCATATCTTGTATGATACAAAGAAATCTAGACTGGGGTATGCGCAGATGAGGTGTGCTGACGTTTAA
- the LOC123223876 gene encoding protein VACUOLELESS1 isoform X2 has protein sequence MANVSVAAEWQLVYNRYYRKPELCQMRWKHIDLSRNKVACAPFGGPIAVIRDDSKIVQLYAESALRKLRIFNSAGLLISETVWKHPGGRLIGMSWSEDQTLICIVQDGTIYRYNIHAELMEPNASMGKECFEENVVECVFWGNGVVCVTEANRYFCIPDFKTMKVCELARPEIEELPHCMAVIEPKYTMTGNVEVLIGVDSGILMLDEDGVQKVDETLVQKMGVSPNGNYVACFTHDGRLVVNNMDFSSPVIDQSCETALPPEQLAWCGMDSILLYWDDMLLMVAPQAEPVRYFYDEPVVLIPECDGVRILSNTSMEFLQRVPTSTEYIFTIGSTSPAALLYDALDHFDRRSAKADENLRLIRSSLPEAVEACIDAAGHEFDTSRQRTLLRAASYGQAFCSNFQRDHIQEMCKILRVLNAVRDPEIGIPLSIQQYKLLTASVLIGRLINAHHHLLALRISEYLGMNQEVVIMHWACSKITASLAIPDATLLEILLDKLRLCKGISYAAVAAHADKSGRRKLAAMLVEHEPRSSKQVPLLLSIGEEDTALVKATESGDSDLVYLVLFHIWQKRPALEFFGMIQARPLACDLFITYARCYKHEFLKDFFLSTGQLQEVAFLLWKESWELGKNPMASKGSPLHGPRIKLIEKSHSLFAETKDHIFESKAAEEHAKLLRIQHELEVSTKQAIFVDSSISDTIRTCIVLGNHRAAMKVKTEFKVSEKRWYWLKVFALATVRDWDALEKFSKEKRPPIGYRPFVEACIDADEKSEALKYIPKLVDPRERAEAYARIGMAKEAADAASQAKDGELLGRLKLTFAQNAAASSIFDTLRDRLSFQGVS, from the exons ATGGCCAACGTATCGGTGGCCGCAGAATGGCAGCTTGTCTACAACCGATACTACCGAAAACCAGAGCTCTGTCAAATGAGATGGAAGCACATCGACTTAAGTCGCAACAAAGTCGCCTGCGCTCCGTTCGGTGGTCCAATCGCGGTGATCCGTGACGATTCCAAGATTGTCCAGCTCTACGCCGAGTCCGCCCTTCGCAAACTCCGCATTTTCAACTCTGCCGGCCTTCTCATCTCCGAAACAGTATGGAAACACCCCGGCGGACGTTTGATCGGCATGTCGTGGTCCGAAGATCAAACCTTAATTTGCATCGTTCAAGACGGAACCATTTATCGTTACAACATCCACGCAGAGCTGATGGAGCCCAACGCGTCGATGGGAAAAGAATGCTTCGAAGAAAACGTGGTGGAATGCGTGTTTTGGGGCAACGGCGTTGTGTGCGTGACTGAGGCGAATAGGTATTTCTGTATTCCCGATTTCAAGACAATGAAAGTTTGTGAACTGGCCAGGCCGGAGATAGAGGAGCTACCCCATTGTATGGCGGTCATTGAGCCGAAGTACACGATGACGGGGAACGTGGAGGTGTTGATTGGGGTTGATAGTGGAATATTGATGTTGGATGAAGATGGGGTGCAGAAAGTTGATGAAACGTTGGTACAGAAGATGGGCGTTTCTCCTAATGGGAATTATGTTGCTTGTTTTACACATGATGGCCGCCTTGTTGTTAACAACATGGACTTCAGTTCTCCTGTAATTGACCAGTCTTGTGAG ACAGCCCTTCCTCCGGAGCAGCTAGCTTGGTGTGGAATGGACAGTATACTTCTTTATTGGGATGATATGCTACTGATGGTTGCTCCTCAAGCAGAGCCTGTTCGCTATTTCTATGATGAGCCGGTAGTTCTCATCCCAGAGTGTGATGGAGTGAGAATATTATCAAACACAAGTATGGAGTTTCTACAACGTGTTCCTACATCTACTGAATATATCTTTACAATTGGAAGCACATCACCTGCAGCTTTGCTATATGACGCCTTGGATCATTTTGACCGGCGGAGTGCCAAA GCagatgaaaatttgagattgatACGTTCTTCCCTGCCTGAAGCTGTTGAAGCATGTATAGATGCTGCTGGACATGAGTTTGATACTAGTCGTCAAAGGACACTGTTGAGAGCTGCAAGCTATGGCCAAGCCTTTTGCAG CAATTTTCAACGTGATCATATCCAAGAGATGTGTAAAATTTTGCGGGTGTTGAATGCTGTGCGTGACCCTGAGATTGGCATCCCTCTTAGTATTCAGCAGTATAAG TTACTGACAGCCTCTGTCCTGATTGGTCGTTTAATTAATGCACATCACCATCTGCTTGCATTACGAATATCAGAGTACCTGGGAATGAATCAA GAGGTGGTGATAATGCACTGGGCATGTTCAAAGATAACAGCTTCATTAGCCATCCCTGATGCCACTCTCCTGGAAATCTTACTTGATAAG CTCAGATTATGTAAAGGCATATCTTATGCAGCAGTTGCTGCTCATGCGGATAAGAGTGGTCGCCGCAAGTTAGCTGCTATGCTTGTTGAACATGAACCTCGTTCCTCTAAACAG GTTCCTCTCTTGTTAAGCATAGGGGAGGAAGATACAGCTTTGGTGAAGGCAACTGAAAGTGGTGATTCTGATCTTGTCTATCttgttttatttcatatttggcAAAAG AGGCCTGCACTTGAGTTTTTTGGAATGATTCAAGCCAGACCCCTGGCATGtgatttatttataacttatgCACG GTGTTATAAGCATGAATTCCTGAAGGACTTCTTCCTGTCAACTGGACAACTACAG GAGGTGGCTTTTCTTCTTTGGAAAGAGTCATGGGAATTAGGAAAAAATCCTATGGCTAGTAAAGGATCACCCCTTCATGGTCCACGCATCAAGCTTATTGAAAAATCCCATAGTCTTTTTGCAGAAACCAAGGATCACATCTTTGAGTCAAAAGCAGCTGAAGAACATGCAAAATTGTTGAG AATCCAACATGAGTTAGAAGTGTCTACCAAGCAAGCGATTTTTGTGGATTCAAGTATTAGTGACACTATTCGCACATGTATTGTTCTGGGCAATCATCGAGCTGCAATGAAAGTGAAAACAGAATTCAAG GTGTCTGAGAAGAGGTGGTATTGGCTTAAAGTTTTTGCTTTGGCTACAGTTAGAGATTGGGATGCCCTAGAAAAGTTCTCAAAGGAGAAGCGACCACCAATTG GTTATAGGCCATTTGTCGAAGCATGTATAGATGCAGACGAAAAAAGTGAAGCTCTAAAATACATCCCGAAACTAGTGGATCCACGAGAAAGGGCTGAG GCTTATGCCCGTATTGGTATGGCCAAGGAAGCTGCAGATGCTGCTTCACAGGCAAAAGATGGTGAATTGCTGGGTCGACTGAAATTGACATTTGCGCAAAATGCAGCAGCTTCATCAATTTTCGATACTCTAAGAGATAGATTGTCTTTCCAAGGAGTTTCTTAG
- the LOC123223876 gene encoding protein VACUOLELESS1 isoform X1 has protein sequence MANVSVAAEWQLVYNRYYRKPELCQMRWKHIDLSRNKVACAPFGGPIAVIRDDSKIVQLYAESALRKLRIFNSAGLLISETVWKHPGGRLIGMSWSEDQTLICIVQDGTIYRYNIHAELMEPNASMGKECFEENVVECVFWGNGVVCVTEANRYFCIPDFKTMKVCELARPEIEELPHCMAVIEPKYTMTGNVEVLIGVDSGILMLDEDGVQKVDETLVQKMGVSPNGNYVACFTHDGRLVVNNMDFSSPVIDQSCETALPPEQLAWCGMDSILLYWDDMLLMVAPQAEPVRYFYDEPVVLIPECDGVRILSNTSMEFLQRVPTSTEYIFTIGSTSPAALLYDALDHFDRRSAKADENLRLIRSSLPEAVEACIDAAGHEFDTSRQRTLLRAASYGQAFCSNFQRDHIQEMCKILRVLNAVRDPEIGIPLSIQQYKLLTASVLIGRLINAHHHLLALRISEYLGMNQVSEVVIMHWACSKITASLAIPDATLLEILLDKLRLCKGISYAAVAAHADKSGRRKLAAMLVEHEPRSSKQVPLLLSIGEEDTALVKATESGDSDLVYLVLFHIWQKRPALEFFGMIQARPLACDLFITYARCYKHEFLKDFFLSTGQLQEVAFLLWKESWELGKNPMASKGSPLHGPRIKLIEKSHSLFAETKDHIFESKAAEEHAKLLRIQHELEVSTKQAIFVDSSISDTIRTCIVLGNHRAAMKVKTEFKVSEKRWYWLKVFALATVRDWDALEKFSKEKRPPIGYRPFVEACIDADEKSEALKYIPKLVDPRERAEAYARIGMAKEAADAASQAKDGELLGRLKLTFAQNAAASSIFDTLRDRLSFQGVS, from the exons ATGGCCAACGTATCGGTGGCCGCAGAATGGCAGCTTGTCTACAACCGATACTACCGAAAACCAGAGCTCTGTCAAATGAGATGGAAGCACATCGACTTAAGTCGCAACAAAGTCGCCTGCGCTCCGTTCGGTGGTCCAATCGCGGTGATCCGTGACGATTCCAAGATTGTCCAGCTCTACGCCGAGTCCGCCCTTCGCAAACTCCGCATTTTCAACTCTGCCGGCCTTCTCATCTCCGAAACAGTATGGAAACACCCCGGCGGACGTTTGATCGGCATGTCGTGGTCCGAAGATCAAACCTTAATTTGCATCGTTCAAGACGGAACCATTTATCGTTACAACATCCACGCAGAGCTGATGGAGCCCAACGCGTCGATGGGAAAAGAATGCTTCGAAGAAAACGTGGTGGAATGCGTGTTTTGGGGCAACGGCGTTGTGTGCGTGACTGAGGCGAATAGGTATTTCTGTATTCCCGATTTCAAGACAATGAAAGTTTGTGAACTGGCCAGGCCGGAGATAGAGGAGCTACCCCATTGTATGGCGGTCATTGAGCCGAAGTACACGATGACGGGGAACGTGGAGGTGTTGATTGGGGTTGATAGTGGAATATTGATGTTGGATGAAGATGGGGTGCAGAAAGTTGATGAAACGTTGGTACAGAAGATGGGCGTTTCTCCTAATGGGAATTATGTTGCTTGTTTTACACATGATGGCCGCCTTGTTGTTAACAACATGGACTTCAGTTCTCCTGTAATTGACCAGTCTTGTGAG ACAGCCCTTCCTCCGGAGCAGCTAGCTTGGTGTGGAATGGACAGTATACTTCTTTATTGGGATGATATGCTACTGATGGTTGCTCCTCAAGCAGAGCCTGTTCGCTATTTCTATGATGAGCCGGTAGTTCTCATCCCAGAGTGTGATGGAGTGAGAATATTATCAAACACAAGTATGGAGTTTCTACAACGTGTTCCTACATCTACTGAATATATCTTTACAATTGGAAGCACATCACCTGCAGCTTTGCTATATGACGCCTTGGATCATTTTGACCGGCGGAGTGCCAAA GCagatgaaaatttgagattgatACGTTCTTCCCTGCCTGAAGCTGTTGAAGCATGTATAGATGCTGCTGGACATGAGTTTGATACTAGTCGTCAAAGGACACTGTTGAGAGCTGCAAGCTATGGCCAAGCCTTTTGCAG CAATTTTCAACGTGATCATATCCAAGAGATGTGTAAAATTTTGCGGGTGTTGAATGCTGTGCGTGACCCTGAGATTGGCATCCCTCTTAGTATTCAGCAGTATAAG TTACTGACAGCCTCTGTCCTGATTGGTCGTTTAATTAATGCACATCACCATCTGCTTGCATTACGAATATCAGAGTACCTGGGAATGAATCAAGTAAGT GAGGTGGTGATAATGCACTGGGCATGTTCAAAGATAACAGCTTCATTAGCCATCCCTGATGCCACTCTCCTGGAAATCTTACTTGATAAG CTCAGATTATGTAAAGGCATATCTTATGCAGCAGTTGCTGCTCATGCGGATAAGAGTGGTCGCCGCAAGTTAGCTGCTATGCTTGTTGAACATGAACCTCGTTCCTCTAAACAG GTTCCTCTCTTGTTAAGCATAGGGGAGGAAGATACAGCTTTGGTGAAGGCAACTGAAAGTGGTGATTCTGATCTTGTCTATCttgttttatttcatatttggcAAAAG AGGCCTGCACTTGAGTTTTTTGGAATGATTCAAGCCAGACCCCTGGCATGtgatttatttataacttatgCACG GTGTTATAAGCATGAATTCCTGAAGGACTTCTTCCTGTCAACTGGACAACTACAG GAGGTGGCTTTTCTTCTTTGGAAAGAGTCATGGGAATTAGGAAAAAATCCTATGGCTAGTAAAGGATCACCCCTTCATGGTCCACGCATCAAGCTTATTGAAAAATCCCATAGTCTTTTTGCAGAAACCAAGGATCACATCTTTGAGTCAAAAGCAGCTGAAGAACATGCAAAATTGTTGAG AATCCAACATGAGTTAGAAGTGTCTACCAAGCAAGCGATTTTTGTGGATTCAAGTATTAGTGACACTATTCGCACATGTATTGTTCTGGGCAATCATCGAGCTGCAATGAAAGTGAAAACAGAATTCAAG GTGTCTGAGAAGAGGTGGTATTGGCTTAAAGTTTTTGCTTTGGCTACAGTTAGAGATTGGGATGCCCTAGAAAAGTTCTCAAAGGAGAAGCGACCACCAATTG GTTATAGGCCATTTGTCGAAGCATGTATAGATGCAGACGAAAAAAGTGAAGCTCTAAAATACATCCCGAAACTAGTGGATCCACGAGAAAGGGCTGAG GCTTATGCCCGTATTGGTATGGCCAAGGAAGCTGCAGATGCTGCTTCACAGGCAAAAGATGGTGAATTGCTGGGTCGACTGAAATTGACATTTGCGCAAAATGCAGCAGCTTCATCAATTTTCGATACTCTAAGAGATAGATTGTCTTTCCAAGGAGTTTCTTAG
- the LOC123223079 gene encoding cytochrome b561 domain-containing protein At2g30890-like, with amino-acid sequence MEVLQKLLSFTIYAIIIVLVLPSVGSLEQANTTANSTINNGYINQLSPKLLFEITVHGFLLWASMGLLMPVGILIIRMSNRIECGRSLRIIFYAHAISQTLAVLLATAGAVLSFRNFNNSFSNHHQKIGVALYGIVWLQALIGLLRPQRGSKGRAVWFLSHWLLGTVVSLLGILNMYTGLQAFHEKTSRSIRLWTIMFTTQISLIAFFYLFQDKWAYMQKQGVILGNEPFRPTDEELSTRGKQKESTTEASGKAY; translated from the exons ATGGAAGTTCTGCAGAAACTGCTTTCTTTCACTATTTATGCAATTATCATTGTTCTTGTTCTACCATCTGTCGGTTCTCTAGAACAAGCAAATACCACAGCCAATAGTACAATCAACAATGGCTACATTAATCAG TTGAGTCCTAAACTGCTTTTTGAGATTACAGTCCATGGGTTCCTCCTCTGGGCTTCAATGGGACTCCTGATGCCTGTTGGCATACTTATTATCAGAATGTCCAACAGAATCGAATGTGGAAGAAGTCTCCGAATTATTTTCTATGCTCATGCAATTTCCCAG ACGCTTGCAGTACTTCTAGCCACTGCAGGCGCAGTTCTCTCCTTCAGAAATTTCAACAACTCCTTCAGCAATCATCATCAGAAGATAGGAGTAGCGTTATACGGTATCGTATGGTTGCAAGCCTTGATCGGGCTTTTACGCCCGCAAAG GGGATCAAAAGGAAGAGCTGTATGGTTTTTATCACACTGGTTGCTAGGAACTGTTGTGTCTCTGCTGGGAATACTTAATATGTATACTGGACTGCAAGCCTTCCATGAAAAGACATCTAGAAGCATACGTCTTTGGACTATAATGTTCACAACTCAGATTTCTTTGATTGCTTTTTTCTACCTTTTTCAAGACAAATGGGCATATATGCAAAAGCAAGGAGTGATTTTGGGTAATGAACCATTTAGGCCCACTGATGAAGAGCTTTCAACAAGAGGCAAGCAGAAGGAATCAACCACTGAGGCTTCCGGAAAagcatattaa
- the LOC123222834 gene encoding uncharacterized protein LOC123222834, whose amino-acid sequence MAFNFIATSLHPKPSSNLLPPPLKHKHLCKFYHFSSCKTFAQSQGIEGGQAEEDPPVSLSGSLSSARAQLGLLEQLTSTSPMVEGYESDDSSRKLTIRDQLAQLVGDRDDDFSIPLGKNLKKFSAKVLTISQKRNIRRQAYLDEVSQRNDSVFFATIGAFVILPPFIILGIAVITGYVQLFP is encoded by the exons ATGGCCTTCAATTTCATTGCCACTTCTCTGCACCCAAAACCCTCCTCtaatcttcttcctcctccgCTAAAACACAAGCATCTCTGCAAATTCTACCACTTTTCTTCATGTAAAACTTTTGCTCAGTCTCAAGGAATTGAAGGTGGTCAGGCAGAAGAAGACCCCCCAGTTTCTTTATCTG GGTCTTTATCTTCTGCACGTGCGCAGCTAGGTCTCCTGGAACAACTCACTTCTACCAGCCCAATGGTTGAAG GATATGAGAGCGATGATAGTTCTCGTAAACTTACAATACGTGATCAGCTGGCACAATTAGTTGGGGATAGAGATGATGATTTTAGTATTCCATTGggtaaaaacttgaaaaaatttagTGCCAAGGTCTTGACCATCTCACAGAAGAGAAACATCAGAAGACAAGCTTACCTGGACGAAGTTTCTCAGAGGAATGATTCAGTTTTCTTTGCCACTATTGGAGCATTTGTTATTCTTCCGCCTTTCATAATATTAGGGATTGCTGTAATAACTGGGTATGTACAGCTATTTCCATAA
- the LOC123223083 gene encoding GDSL esterase/lipase At4g10955-like produces MAKVVAEEEITTIVETVLKVKEKEEAHPYAFHVSGPRNVAPLNWRDLINSSWKDPNHKRIVIACFIQAVYLLELDKQENRTEANALAPKWWIPFRYRLAQKLADERDGSIYGAILEWDQSAAMADLLIIRPSGAPKAVLALRGTLLKSPTIRRDVEDDLRFFAWESLKGSVRFKGALESLKSLAARYGSNNVCVAGHSLGAGFALQVGKALAKEGLYIDTHLFNPPSVSMAMSVRKMREKAVFAWNRVKSMLPSSAESQANIDEGEKTNPVGLKNWVHYFYGDKNSADLNKWVPNLYVNNSDYICCCYIPKVTAENDANKENVSSTNGKAAVKLFVMSKGKQKFLEAHGIEQWWSDNLDLKMSLHKSKLISRQLRSLYSLSPQQ; encoded by the exons ATGGCAAAGGTTGTAGCAGAAGAAGAGATAACGACAATAGTGGAGACAGTTCTGaaggtgaaagaaaaagaagaagctCACCCATATGCATTTCACGTGTCTGGACCTCGTAACGTGGCCCCTTTAAATTGGAGAGACCTTATCAACTCTAGTTG GAAGGATCCAAATCACAAAAGAATTGTAATTGCCTGCTTCATACAAGCAGTTTACTTACTTGAACTTGATAAGCAAGAGAACAGAACAGAAGCAAATGCTCTTGCTCCAAAATGGTGGATACCCTTTAGGTACAGGCTGGCCCAAAAGCTAGCTGATGAAAGAGATGGTTCTATATATGGTGCAATACTAGAATGGGATCAATCTGCTGCAATGGCAGATTTGCTAATTATCAGACCCAGTGGAGCACCAAAAGCTGTATTAGCACTCCGGGGAACTTTACTCAAAAGTCCAACAATCAGAAGGGATGTCGAAGATGACCTCCGTTTTTTTGCTTGGGAAAGCTTGAAGGGTTCTGTCAGATTTAAAGGAGCTCTGGAATCCCTAAAGTCTCTTGCTGCTAGATATGGAAGCAACAATGTATGTGTAGCAGGTCATTCGCTTGGGGCTGGCTTTGCCCTCCAGGTAGGAAAAGCATTAGCCAAGGAAGGATTATATATTGACACCCATTTATTTAACCCACCTTCTGTCTCAATGGCAATGAGTGTTAGAAAAATGCGAGAAAAGGCAGTATTTGCTTGGAACAGAGTTAAATCAATGCTTCCTTCAAGTGCAGAAAGTCAGGCCAACATTGATGAGGGAGAGAAGACTAATCCTGTGGGACTAAAGAATTGGGTACATTATTTCTATGGGGATAAAAATTCTGCGGACTTAAATAAATGGGTACCTAATTTGTATGTGAATAATAGTGACTATATATGTTGTTGTTACATTCCTAAAGTTACAGCTGAAAATGATGCTAACAAGGAGAATGTGAGTTCTACAAATGGGAAAGCTGCAGTAAAGCTGTTTGTTATGTCCAAGGGAAAACAGAAGTTTCTTGAGGCTCACGGAATTGAACAATGGTGGTCTGATAATTTGGACCTTAAAATGTCCCTCCACAAGAGCAAGCTGATAAGCAGGCAGCTGAGATCCTTGTATAGCCTCTCTCCTCAGCAATAG